The Branchiostoma lanceolatum isolate klBraLanc5 chromosome 7, klBraLanc5.hap2, whole genome shotgun sequence nucleotide sequence TCTAATGTTTTGCCACAATGGCCTCGTTTTCGATTTccttctatcatgtccgccgcgtgagaaaggtgtatactTCCGCGCAGGCATTCAGAActttagcctgaattcaatcaagcctcctgtgaccgctcaccgccctgtaaccgcctcacaaCCCAAGAggaggaggggagagaaaccccccggacagctggagtttgcgttatacagactatcaGAACTTGTACACACATGTAAATACTTATGTACAACCAAAGTAAATGGACTCCACGTTTTAGGCTGCATGAGTCAGCCCCTGTTCTTGCGGGTCAGCTGGACAATTGAACTGCCATTTTCAGTTGAATACTGTCGTTGCccccgatagatctgcttgacgATTTTTCCAAAAGAACAAAAACTGAAAGCGAAGTACTTCATTTAAATATCTATGCTttattttctgataaagtaacgTTAGTCTTAATTCAACTGTACAAGgttgaatcatttttttctaatcaGAATAGATATAGTCACACGCGCGTGGACATTGTATGAACTTTGACATAATGTACACCGGGGGACGGTACCGACTTCAAAGTTCCTTTGACCCGGAAGACGACGTCATCGGTTAACCTGAAGAAGACCAGAGGACCGGTCAAGAATTCGATGAGTCTATTTTCTTGAGTTGGAAAGCAGTTGGATGCTGTtgtttgtgttgtctttttgatgataattaatgaatgaagacctttattgtacatatatacCCACTGGGCTACGCACAGGTCACAAAAAGTGTagtttacagatacagatattttaCACTACACGATGTATCACCAGGTACTACTTGGTTTTCTGTTTGTCGGGATGAACAAAGTGGCGCAGGCCACTCCGTCCATGAACTCTGGAAGATCGGGACATTTCACCCAGTTGTCATGTAGGCCATCGTACTGTTGTACACTCTTACTACACTTTCTCTTTAACCATGAGAAACCCCCAACCATGAAGATATGATGTTTCAAAACAGCCGCTCCAGCGTAACACTGCGGGAACGGCATCATCTTTACGTTAGTCCATTGGTCCGAGTCGGGGTCGTAACATTCGGTACGGTGCACGTGGATGAGCTGACCGTGTCCGTTGTAGTGGACGCCGCCGAAGACGAAGAGGCGGTCCCGTAGAGAGACCATCTGGTGGCCGTCGCGTGGCGCGTACATGGAAGCCCTCGCCGCCCACTCGTCCTCAGAAGGGTCGAAGACTAGGACGGTGTTTTCTACGCCCATAGACTCGGTACCTCCTCCACTGATGTACCTATGTGCACAACAATGGTAAACAAACAATGATTAGGAAACTGACAACGCTGGCATTGTGCATGTAATTGTAccggtatcaggacaactcggcaccaagacaactcggcaccaggacaactcggcaccaggacaactcggcaccagttcagtgaaatgtatattttcggTCTAAATATCACCCCAAACCCTagaattaaacattttgaagcaatgtatgccaaaagtgctcAATAATTTCTGTCGGTATATGTCCTTGGCATCCTTGCGAcaaatttcaagccatttgGTTGTAATTCCAGGGCACAGGAGACCTAAATATACACTTTTTGatctaaaatgaagaaaaaattcaAACTAATAATTGTAAAGGCGTATATCGTTAGATTGCATAGTATGCCGAATTGTTTGACATTCattctgtgtaaaaaaagaTTAAGGTGTCGAATTGTCCtagtgccgagttgtcctgcctggtgccgagttgtcctgcctggtgccgagttgtcctggtgccgagttgtcttggtgccgagttgtccgacATTCATTGTACCACCCGCGCCCAATTAAAAATAATGTTTTCctgtatatgcatttaagttcgcggtgatttaatttcgcggcagggagaaaatggagtgttcgcggtcgTTTTTAGTTCTCGGTTGAAACATGGTGGTAGGTGGGTGGGTAGAagacaaaagaaacattttcgcggtgattttaagttcttTGGTGAAGCGCTAAAGGttgccgcaaaaaccgcaaaccaCCGTGcacttaaatgtatttatagTATCTGATCGCGACTTTAATATAAGGTACGAATGGgaagaatgtttgaatatcGATTTAAGTGACATTTTACTCACAATTTTCCCCGAAGTTCGGCTCCTGCATGTCCGCTCCGAGGTTCGCCGAAGGCGGTGACGAAGGACCACTCGTTAGTTTCCGGATCGTACGACTCCACCGACGCCAGACGACCCTCGGGCCCGATGCCTCCGACGGCGAACAGGCGACCGTACACCGACGCCCCGAGGAAGAAGGACATCCGGGATTGATTCATACTTGCAATTTTGAACCACTTGTCATGCACCGGATCATACCTGTGAAATATTAATAAGAATTAATGCCAACATTATCATGGTTTCTTCGGACGAAAGTTAAGCATTATTGCGAaccaaaagaaatgtttgaagaTTGATCATAAATTAAAACTCATatgaaagaaatttaaaaaaaaactcgttGTACGAAATGGTGAGCAGAAAAGGGAGAATTCATCAGGAGCAAAAAGAGTGACTCAAAGAGAAGGAAATGCAGaaaaaagatataaaagaaaagaataagTTAAGGAAGTTGTTAAGCGCTGAGCTCTGAGATTTCCTACCGCTCGCGTGCCAAATCACGCACGCTCGCGCCAGaatgtgctctcgcgagagaagattcaaaatggcgctatTGTTTGTGAAAATGAGACTATTCTATTGGTAGCTcaggggctggggatcaccagaaccgactggagggtctatgccgagagcagaccagcctggcgagccctatacatgtctgcagccgccatgcatcagacactgatgcctgcgaacgattgattatTGGTAGCTCACCTTAAAACTGAGCTCTGCGGTTTCTTCTTGCCATTTCTCGGGCCTGGCCACCTGTCCTGTCCGCCTACCACGTACAGGAAGTTCCCCAGCACGGCCACGGAGTGATGGCTCCGCTTTCCGCTGAGTTCGGTCAGCTTGTTCCACTTGTTCGTCTTGGGGTCGTGACACAGGATGTCTTTGGACGCGTCTACCCCACCGTTGGACAGCATTCTGGTTCCACCTACCGTTGACATCagcgtcgatgaagattagacatccatgCAGATAATGACATATATGCATACTCAATGCAAAAGCTAATGCAGTCTTTTACGAAAGAAAGGGGGTGCTGTAtgaaacgtttgaccgtttacaaaaaaataaatccagttacttgagttaCGTTTGTATTTTGCGTTGTCAATGTCATCAACCTTTGTCTTTCCATCTTGGCACGTTTATACAACACTGAtctaaaggaaagctacacaaaaaattgaaaatccttctatgctatgcttaatatatttcaaagtcaaattcttacttcaagttgtttcacatgagtccgtcatagttctgggattttccacagtttgcaacttatgccgtgctgacgccttctcgcctgataattgaattatatgacgtcaatgTTTCAAATTCTTCACccgatgattgaattttagaacactgacgtcatataataaaatcatcaggtgaaaaatttgaaacactgacgtcatataatcaaatcatcagGGGAgcatattaagcatagcatagaaggattttcaattttttgtgtagctttcctttaaaccCAATAGAAATGTTCCGGTCACatttggaaaaaggggccccaccgggtagtttatgttatgttatttattttttttactttcgggCGTATAGcagctaccgggctatttttggtcccggccgggccccggtatcattttaacttggacttaaaatcaaaccggggcccggtaaTAAATAGACCCCCTGTCCACCGGGACAAAgctttgtggcttcggggcccggcgcaaatgtgaccgtagcataacccGGATGTGTACAGCTTTACAGATGGTGGAAATGGaagtttattttcaaacttcatcaaactttattgcaaaatgtaacaaaaacaaCGCCGCTTACCTACAACCAGCAGAGTGGGTTGACTCGTGCGAACCTGAGTGCGAGTGGACTGCAGTACCGGCTGCATCAGGCAAGAGTTGTGGTACCGGGACGCCTCCATCAGCAGCGCCTTGCAGTCTTCATCCGTCTGGAATAGGGCGTTACTTTGGACGTAACGGACAAGATCCCCGGGCGGCATGAGGGGGAACCGGACCCGAGACATCAGCTGGAGGTTACGATGAAGTTTGATAGTCTCgttcaacacaagcaaatgtaGCTTACCTCAAATTATCGCTAGAGGTTATATGATtagacactgctgtccctggtgctgaatgacactcTGACACTGCTACCAgtgagcatgtacatgtattatgtttatGAAGCTATAGCTAGGTTAGAAATCCAGGTTAACAATgattaaagacaattcaatctctacaatgGAATAGGATTaggagattacttccggacgtttcgagtgacatccatcactcttcttcagtgtctcTAGAATAGATGTTACTAGTATCTATTTTGCggttatagttttcagaatagaatagactagtttagtattCATTGCATTGATTGCCTTGTCATTggtgccatacattgtgccatgtacagtTGTCGAGCAattaagttcattcattcaatgccCATAGGTATACTCTAAAGTAGTTGACAGATATTTTCtacaatatattttcttttaaaataaaGATCACAGAACACTAAAATGATATTTACTGCTGCGGCCCAAAggtacaatgttttttttttactccattttcattttctgttaGCATTTTAATCTTCTGTAGGCGTTTCCACTTTCTGTGTACTAGAATTTTCATTTTCTGTGGACATTCTAATTTTCTGTAGAATAAAGCCATTGTACCTTAGGGCCACGGTAATTTAAACCGTTTTCTTCTTTGATATCGATGAGTCACTTACCTGTGACGCATGTTCTTGTCGACAGGGGTCGTGCTCCAACCACTTCAGAGCGGCCAGGAACAGTCCAGTCTCCGTACAGCCCAACACATCGTCACTCTCAAGAAGAGGCAACAACTTGTCTATCGACAACTCTAGAAAGTCTTTCGTCTTGATAACAAGTCCAAACGTGCGCAGACAGTATTTTCTCGCTGCTGCCTCGATCTTGTCCAAGTTCATAGCTTCAGCAAGTCTTGCCATCGCTAAGCAGTTGTTCGAGCTGAGTTTTGTAAGCATGAAGTTCTTACACTTCTCCAGTAAGGGGAGGACTTGTAAGTGGCTCGCGGCGTCTAAAACATCCCTGACATTGTCCTCTTCTAAGGGAACCTCCGATGTGTAGATGTATTCTATAACTAACCTGAGCCCTTTCGCGGTGATACCGTGGAGTTCGATGACTTGTTGTTCCTTTTCCCGCATGTCTGtggtaaacatggccctgaagtagtCCGAGGCAGACGCCATGACGACCTTGTGGACGTGAAAAGTCTGGCTGTCGGCTACCAAGGAGACATCTGTTAGGACTTCCGACTCGCGTAGCTCGTTCAGAGTCCGGAGGAGGGAAGCCGAGTGTGTGCCGGCCAGCCTGAACGGTTGGTGCTGAGAGTGAGACAAGCTGCTACACAAGGCTCTGTCCGCATCGGAAGACATCGTGATTGTTTATCGATttagtagcctccaccaggccttcctacggatcgtagaattcggcagaaaaggaataattggccaggagggTACTAGTCAGTCCGCGGTTCCCCCTtgactgcgcctgcaaatgaaaacctataATGGTGACCAAATTCCCCTGGAAAATTACTCATTCTATCTAcagccggcgtagtcagtctggtagtaGTATCATGCAGCAGCTCACATTGTAGTTCAACGTTGTTCCTGACGCTCTAGAAGGACCGTAAGAAGAAGAGAGAACCACTGTATTGTTTAAGATACGATACGCTAGACCTATTGAAACAATTGCGGATTATTCTGGAAAATTCGCTCATTGTTGCTAACGGAATAAATGCACGTACCGTGAGAACTAGGCAGATGTGTAAGAGGCTGTGATCAGCTATAATCTCATGATGCCAACGACAGTCAGTAATCGATGTTCTATCCCTCTCTTTTCCACCATGGATCATTCGATACTGCACCTTACCCTAAGTATGTCTAACAGTAGCTACACAGTAACAGTTATTGGCCTTCAACAATGGCCTTCTGTGTCTATTCAATTCCGATGACCACTGGGGACTTTAACTGAGACTGTTAAGGCGGGCGTGGTCACATATATGGGGTCATATGACGCATTCGCCAGTGTTCTAGGATCTCAGTAGGGTCTTGTATGATTGTCAGCTATGGCAGAACTGAATTCGAACGTCGACAAGTATGTACGTCGCCCTTACAGCCAGAGAAGAGCTCTGATTTCGTACCACAAACCCACGAATGTTGTAAACATTAGACGCAAATTATGTGACAGTTCGCAGGCCCTTGCCCAGCGGTATATAGAATATTCATTTAAGAGAGATCATGCTTGCGGTACACAGTATAATATAGAAAAAAACGTACATTACAGACGTTACCTGTCCTGACGCCACACGACTCTCTCCTGACGACGCACAACTCTGGTCACAGCTCCAGGTGTGTTTTGTACCTGTCTTTCCTATTATTAAGGTAGCTGCGCAGTTGGAGTTGCGCAGTAGCCCATGGGTCATAGGTCATAAGGGAACGGACCAGACAAAGGAGCGACTGCGAGCCAAAAACGTG carries:
- the LOC136437939 gene encoding kelch-like protein 9; this encodes MSSDADRALCSSLSHSQHQPFRLAGTHSASLLRTLNELRESEVLTDVSLVADSQTFHVHKVVMASASDYFRAMFTTDMREKEQQVIELHGITAKGLRLVIEYIYTSEVPLEEDNVRDVLDAASHLQVLPLLEKCKNFMLTKLSSNNCLAMARLAEAMNLDKIEAAARKYCLRTFGLVIKTKDFLELSIDKLLPLLESDDVLGCTETGLFLAALKWLEHDPCRQEHASQLMSRVRFPLMPPGDLVRYVQSNALFQTDEDCKALLMEASRYHNSCLMQPVLQSTRTQVRTSQPTLLVVGGTRMLSNGGVDASKDILCHDPKTNKWNKLTELSGKRSHHSVAVLGNFLYVVGGQDRWPGPRNGKKKPQSSVLRYDPVHDKWFKIASMNQSRMSFFLGASVYGRLFAVGGIGPEGRLASVESYDPETNEWSFVTAFGEPRSGHAGAELRGKLYISGGGTESMGVENTVLVFDPSEDEWAARASMYAPRDGHQMVSLRDRLFVFGGVHYNGHGQLIHVHRTECYDPDSDQWTNVKMMPFPQCYAGAAVLKHHIFMVGGFSWLKRKCSKSVQQYDGLHDNWVKCPDLPEFMDGVACATLFIPTNRKPSSTW